The genomic stretch TGTCGGTGTTCGCCGCGTTCGCGCTCTTCCCCATCGTGACCATCCTGGCGGCCGCGCTCGGGCCCGCCGACAGCGGCGGCACGGCCGGGCTCGGGAACTTCGCGGCGGCGTGGGAGATCGGCCGGTTCGGGACCTATCTGCGGACCAGCCTGATGGTGTCGGCGTTCGTCGTGGTCGTCAGCGTCCTGTTGTCCATCATGAGCGGGTACGCGTTCGGCACCATGCGCTTCCGCGGCCAGTCGGTGCTGTTCTACCTGTTCATGCTCGGGATCATGATGCCGAGCGAGGCCGTCGCGGTGCCGCTCTACTTCGACCTGCGCACGCTCGGCCTGATCGACACGTTCTGGTCGGTGGCGTTGCCGCAGGTGGCGTTGTCGGTGGCGTTCGGCACGTTCTGGATGCGGGCCTACTTCCGCGCCTCCAACCGGGCGATCGTCGAGGCCGCCCGCATCGACGGGGCCTCGACGTGGCGCATCCTGTGGCAGGTGCTGGTGCCGCCGGCCCGCCCCGCCCTCGTCACCCTGACCGTGCTGGTCTTCATGTGGACGTGGAACGAGTTCCTCATCCCGCTGATCATGGT from Nonomuraea polychroma encodes the following:
- a CDS encoding carbohydrate ABC transporter permease, with translation MISRGERVANYVILSVFAAFALFPIVTILAAALGPADSGGTAGLGNFAAAWEIGRFGTYLRTSLMVSAFVVVVSVLLSIMSGYAFGTMRFRGQSVLFYLFMLGIMMPSEAVAVPLYFDLRTLGLIDTFWSVALPQVALSVAFGTFWMRAYFRASNRAIVEAARIDGASTWRILWQVLVPPARPALVTLTVLVFMWTWNEFLIPLIMVTSESLRTAPLGLAFFQGQYTSGFTLLAAGSVIVATPVVIFYLFLQRHFVRGLLQGAVRE